A genome region from Jeotgalibacillus aurantiacus includes the following:
- a CDS encoding flagellar hook protein FlgE — translation MIRSMYSGIAGLKNFQTKLDVIGNNIANVNTFGFKKGRVTFQEAMNQTIQGASAAVEGRGGKNPLQVGLGSVTATIDSVQTQASLQTTGRSLDLAINGDGFFVVQGPGGQNLYTRGGNFYLDQTGMVVTGDGYRVQQFTGTGELEDIFVNSSAVLAAQVTDTITMQGNLPNNLADPNFEFDTQFKITDNVGVEHVVRATITPQVAAGVVVQDEWNMEFVIGNGTPSTATLDMTTDPAVMTPANLTIERPDGTNFAVPTINFENVSNDPNDMTFQTSANGNQEGVLESFSVSASGVVNGVYSNGLVEEIATLSMAIFNNPSGLVKVGNNLFQESVNSGVANLGTTDDAGGTISSGTLEMSNVDLSEEFTEMITAQRGFQANTRIITTSDQILEELVNLKR, via the coding sequence ATGATTCGTTCAATGTATTCAGGTATCGCAGGTCTGAAAAACTTCCAGACAAAGCTGGACGTAATTGGTAACAATATTGCAAACGTTAATACTTTCGGATTCAAAAAAGGCCGTGTAACATTCCAGGAAGCGATGAACCAGACGATCCAGGGTGCCAGTGCAGCTGTAGAAGGCCGTGGAGGTAAAAACCCGCTTCAGGTAGGACTTGGTTCTGTAACAGCAACGATTGACAGTGTTCAGACACAGGCTTCACTTCAGACGACTGGACGTTCACTTGATTTAGCAATTAATGGAGACGGATTTTTTGTGGTTCAGGGTCCTGGTGGACAGAATCTTTACACGCGAGGCGGTAACTTTTATCTTGACCAGACAGGTATGGTTGTTACAGGTGATGGATATCGTGTACAACAATTTACCGGAACAGGTGAACTTGAAGATATTTTCGTTAATAGCTCTGCAGTTTTGGCCGCTCAGGTAACTGATACAATAACTATGCAAGGAAACTTACCTAACAATCTCGCCGATCCGAATTTCGAATTTGATACTCAGTTTAAAATTACTGATAACGTAGGTGTCGAGCACGTAGTAAGAGCAACAATTACGCCTCAAGTAGCGGCAGGAGTTGTTGTTCAAGATGAATGGAACATGGAGTTTGTAATAGGTAATGGAACTCCTTCCACAGCGACACTAGATATGACAACAGATCCTGCAGTTATGACTCCTGCAAATTTAACAATCGAACGTCCTGATGGTACTAACTTTGCTGTTCCTACCATCAATTTTGAGAACGTTTCAAACGATCCAAATGATATGACTTTCCAAACATCTGCTAATGGAAATCAGGAAGGCGTTCTTGAAAGCTTTTCAGTAAGTGCTTCAGGTGTTGTCAATGGCGTTTATTCTAACGGTCTTGTAGAAGAAATTGCAACATTGAGTATGGCTATTTTCAACAACCCATCAGGTTTAGTGAAAGTAGGAAACAATCTCTTTCAGGAGTCTGTTAACTCAGGTGTAGCAAACCTTGGTACTACAGACGATGCAGGTGGAACAATATCTTCCGGTACGCTCGAAATGTCAAACGTTGACCTATCAGAAGAATTCACAGAAATGATTACGGCACAGCGTGGATTCCAGGCGAATACTCGTATTATTACAACGTCTGATCAGATTTTAGAAGAACTTGTGAACTTGAAGCGATAA
- a CDS encoding TIGR02530 family flagellar biosynthesis protein, with protein sequence MEHIRFNPLPSPPVLPAKKQPPVKSRGFAEAFKQEISRNELKISKHAAERMTSRSINLTQEQWNRVNEKVHEAGEKGIKDSLVLLSDAALIVSIKNRTVITAMGKHDIHDQIFTDIDGTIILE encoded by the coding sequence ATGGAGCATATTCGATTTAACCCGCTCCCATCACCGCCCGTTTTACCGGCTAAGAAACAGCCACCTGTTAAAAGCAGAGGCTTTGCTGAAGCTTTCAAACAGGAAATCAGTCGTAATGAATTGAAAATCAGCAAACATGCTGCTGAACGTATGACTTCAAGATCAATTAATCTCACTCAGGAACAATGGAACAGAGTGAATGAAAAAGTGCATGAAGCAGGCGAAAAGGGCATAAAGGACTCACTCGTTCTGCTGAGTGATGCAGCGCTGATTGTCAGTATTAAGAACCGCACCGTTATAACGGCGATGGGAAAGCATGACATACACGACCAAATATTCACGGACATTGATGGAACAATAATTTTAGAATAG
- the flgD gene encoding flagellar hook assembly protein FlgD codes for MNPTSINESLFLSSLEKRKLESKDQSAMGKDQFLKLLIAQLQNQDPTQPMEDKEFISQMANFSSLEQMTNMASSFEKFASMQEQTSLIQYNEFVGKEVKWDKLEEIDGEEVATNGTGVIDVVKFTGGSVEFTLQDGTKLTPGNVSEVIQAGSRDSLQQASMLIGKQISWMEEDEEKKSKVVSVSKKDGAIWLLTEDEQKVSVDELIKIAQ; via the coding sequence GTGAACCCAACGAGTATAAATGAAAGTTTATTTCTTTCCTCACTTGAAAAACGGAAGCTTGAATCTAAAGATCAATCTGCGATGGGAAAGGATCAATTTTTGAAGCTTCTGATCGCACAGCTTCAAAATCAGGACCCAACACAGCCAATGGAGGATAAAGAATTTATCTCGCAGATGGCTAACTTCTCAAGCCTCGAGCAAATGACAAATATGGCGAGCTCCTTTGAAAAATTCGCTTCCATGCAGGAGCAAACATCTCTTATTCAGTACAACGAATTTGTTGGCAAAGAAGTAAAGTGGGACAAGCTCGAGGAGATAGATGGGGAAGAAGTTGCCACTAATGGTACCGGTGTGATTGATGTTGTTAAATTCACAGGCGGATCTGTTGAATTCACCCTCCAGGATGGAACAAAGCTCACCCCTGGGAATGTATCTGAAGTGATCCAGGCAGGTAGCCGTGACTCACTCCAGCAGGCAAGCATGCTGATTGGAAAGCAGATCAGCTGGATGGAAGAGGATGAAGAGAAGAAGAGCAAAGTTGTGTCTGTGTCTAAAAAAGACGGTGCAATTTGGCTTCTCACTGAAGACGAACAGAAGGTTTCCGTAGATGAGCTGATCAAAATAGCCCAGTAA
- a CDS encoding flagellar hook-length control protein FliK produces MIGQIAIQPVQQVNRLGSVSDKQQSGSSFGAILSSAGEPSGNLLTGVEGNDGNQVLQELAGILDTDDMKDFMNSVEELDPMIQQLFSEFSKEELAEMSIEELFMAAGVDLGLLDSLSETINMSELEGFEPADIIAVILSQVLMGKEESNSDKPSINVMEMTLLELKNNASLNPAQDLSKTSTKGQNDLLKMVLMMKGLLLSDSKAMRIDNKTLSVQNVENVLEQVQTILKTALTAEKSAFKPMIFSESMERAAFQNGSTEMVKTEVTAISLHSLQLQSGPVKWSLPLQQRQPDQAQQLMQQFQNIMKQSQFGKVNGTEKLMIRLQPEHLGTLKIELIQRNGMMTARIVASTAVAKDMIDSQLTQLKQSFVNQNLQVEKIEIQHLPTGETRQEKQSSDQSGQSHKQHEQNQQDNNDNEDGQSFHDIFLNIEV; encoded by the coding sequence GTGATCGGACAAATTGCCATACAACCTGTTCAGCAGGTAAACAGACTTGGATCTGTAAGTGATAAACAGCAGTCCGGAAGCAGCTTCGGTGCAATCCTTTCATCAGCTGGAGAACCATCAGGGAATCTCCTAACAGGTGTTGAGGGGAATGATGGAAATCAGGTGCTACAGGAGCTTGCTGGGATTCTTGATACTGACGACATGAAGGATTTTATGAACAGTGTCGAAGAACTTGACCCGATGATACAGCAGCTTTTTTCCGAATTTTCGAAAGAAGAGCTTGCTGAAATGAGCATTGAAGAATTGTTTATGGCAGCAGGTGTGGATCTCGGATTACTGGACAGTCTGTCTGAAACCATAAATATGTCAGAACTTGAAGGGTTTGAGCCTGCTGACATCATTGCTGTCATCCTGTCCCAGGTATTAATGGGTAAAGAGGAATCCAATTCTGATAAGCCATCAATAAATGTGATGGAAATGACTCTTTTGGAATTAAAGAATAATGCATCCTTAAATCCAGCCCAGGATCTGTCCAAAACCTCAACGAAGGGTCAAAACGATTTGTTGAAAATGGTTTTGATGATGAAAGGTCTCCTGCTCAGCGACTCTAAAGCAATGCGAATTGATAACAAAACATTGTCTGTACAAAATGTTGAAAATGTACTCGAACAGGTTCAAACGATCTTAAAAACTGCATTAACTGCAGAAAAATCTGCATTCAAGCCTATGATTTTTTCTGAAAGCATGGAAAGAGCTGCTTTCCAAAACGGGTCAACTGAAATGGTAAAGACAGAAGTTACAGCGATCAGTCTTCATTCACTGCAACTTCAGTCAGGGCCGGTAAAATGGAGCCTGCCGTTACAGCAAAGACAGCCGGATCAGGCTCAACAGCTCATGCAGCAATTTCAAAACATTATGAAACAGTCTCAGTTCGGCAAAGTAAACGGTACAGAAAAACTGATGATCAGGTTACAGCCTGAACATCTCGGTACTTTAAAAATCGAATTGATTCAACGAAATGGAATGATGACTGCAAGAATTGTGGCGTCAACGGCCGTTGCAAAGGATATGATTGACTCCCAGCTAACACAGCTAAAACAGTCATTTGTAAATCAAAATCTTCAGGTGGAGAAAATAGAGATTCAGCATTTACCAACGGGAGAAACGAGACAGGAAAAACAATCCTCTGATCAGTCAGGTCAATCTCACAAACAGCATGAACAAAATCAGCAGGATAACAATGATAACGAAGATGGTCAGTCTTTCCATGACATATTCTTAAATATTGAGGTGTAA
- a CDS encoding MotE family protein: MNKQQSIKEEAEETRSPGKLQVFFLLIFVPILFLTFATLIVLTILDINVFEKIEEAGIDIPFTGEDEVSEEINGPEDQAQQIVSLEAQLEEKDLELQRFEQEIISLEDENDLLIEEQKQLLAEIESLENAGESARKEFSEVVAVYDEMDGKEAAPVILNLNDENAIRILSSLSSEKLAEIFAEMPSEDAARYTELIANRTP; this comes from the coding sequence ATGAATAAACAGCAGTCAATTAAGGAAGAAGCGGAAGAAACCAGGTCCCCCGGCAAACTTCAGGTGTTTTTTTTACTGATTTTTGTTCCGATCTTATTTCTTACTTTTGCCACGCTAATCGTATTAACCATATTGGATATTAATGTTTTTGAAAAAATTGAAGAAGCAGGTATTGATATTCCTTTCACAGGTGAAGACGAAGTCTCTGAAGAAATTAATGGCCCTGAAGACCAGGCACAGCAGATTGTCAGTCTTGAAGCGCAACTCGAGGAAAAAGACCTGGAACTTCAGAGATTCGAACAGGAAATCATATCTCTTGAAGACGAAAATGATCTGTTGATTGAAGAGCAGAAGCAACTGCTCGCTGAAATAGAATCTCTGGAAAATGCAGGAGAATCCGCGCGTAAGGAATTTTCAGAAGTTGTAGCGGTATATGATGAAATGGACGGTAAGGAAGCCGCACCAGTAATTTTGAATCTCAATGATGAAAATGCCATTCGAATATTATCCTCACTGTCTTCTGAAAAACTGGCAGAAATTTTTGCGGAAATGCCTTCAGAGGACGCAGCCAGATATACGGAATTAATTGCTAATCGTACGCCGTGA
- the fliJ gene encoding flagellar export protein FliJ gives MAYQYRFERVLTVKEREQKEAEDRYRDAVASFEKIAQKLYDLLRKKELMEAAQADEMKSGISVISLRHGQHFLSNIEKSISYQQKLVIEARSNMQRHEHRLMERNIEVRKYEKIKERDLKQYIQLAESAEREQMNELSIVQFMNRRNR, from the coding sequence ATGGCTTATCAATATCGTTTTGAACGTGTTCTGACCGTCAAGGAAAGAGAGCAGAAGGAAGCGGAAGACCGGTACCGGGATGCAGTCGCATCATTTGAGAAAATCGCGCAGAAGCTGTATGACCTGTTAAGAAAAAAAGAATTGATGGAAGCGGCACAGGCTGATGAAATGAAAAGTGGAATATCTGTCATCTCATTACGCCACGGTCAGCATTTCTTATCAAATATCGAGAAAAGCATCTCGTATCAGCAAAAGCTCGTCATTGAAGCGAGAAGCAATATGCAGCGGCATGAACACAGGCTGATGGAACGGAATATAGAGGTTCGTAAATATGAAAAAATTAAAGAACGGGATTTAAAGCAATATATTCAACTCGCTGAATCAGCTGAACGTGAGCAGATGAATGAGCTGTCGATCGTTCAATTTATGAACCGCAGAAACAGGTGA
- the fliI gene encoding flagellar protein export ATPase FliI — protein sequence MKAAELIQYIPSIKTVRHYGKVKRVVGLMIESQGPESSIGEVCYIHVHSSSKKRTIQIKAEVVGFKDEMVVLMPFTHVQDIAPGSIVEASGRPLEIKVGEALIGKIVDSLGHPIDDSTLPAGMKAVPTEQDPPNPLTRPPIDEVMEVGVRAIDGMLTVGKGQRIGIFAGSGVGKSTLLGMIARNTEADLNVIALIGERGREVREFIERDLGPEGAKRSIIIAATSDQPALMRIKGAFTATAIAEYFRDKGLNVMLMMDSVTRVAMAQREIGLAVGEPPATKGYTPSVFALLPKLLERTGTNLNGSITAFYTVLVDGDDMNEPIADTVRGILDGHIVLDRSIANKGHYPAINVLKSVSRLMNHLAEPEHRRSAEKLRELMSTYEQAEDLINIGAYKKGSSKDIDQAIQYQPQIKRLLKQAFDEKIPLSDSVRQLVHLSEKGEW from the coding sequence ATGAAAGCAGCAGAATTGATTCAATACATTCCATCCATTAAAACAGTCAGACATTATGGAAAAGTGAAACGCGTTGTCGGCCTGATGATTGAATCACAGGGGCCGGAAAGCTCTATAGGTGAGGTATGTTACATACACGTTCACTCTAGTTCAAAGAAACGAACGATCCAGATTAAAGCTGAGGTAGTTGGATTTAAAGATGAAATGGTTGTGTTAATGCCTTTTACTCACGTTCAGGATATTGCACCGGGAAGTATTGTGGAAGCAAGCGGCCGTCCGTTAGAGATCAAAGTTGGCGAAGCACTGATCGGTAAAATTGTAGATTCTCTCGGTCACCCAATTGATGACAGCACGCTTCCTGCCGGAATGAAAGCTGTACCGACTGAACAGGATCCTCCCAATCCACTGACAAGACCGCCAATTGATGAAGTGATGGAGGTCGGGGTCAGGGCAATTGATGGAATGCTTACTGTCGGAAAAGGCCAGAGAATCGGTATTTTTGCAGGAAGCGGTGTTGGAAAAAGTACGCTTCTTGGGATGATTGCGAGAAATACGGAAGCAGATCTTAATGTGATTGCCTTAATCGGTGAGCGAGGAAGAGAGGTCAGGGAATTTATTGAACGTGACCTTGGTCCGGAAGGCGCAAAACGCAGTATTATCATTGCAGCAACATCAGACCAGCCGGCGTTAATGAGAATTAAAGGTGCTTTCACCGCAACGGCGATCGCTGAATACTTCAGGGATAAAGGTCTGAATGTCATGTTAATGATGGATTCCGTTACCCGTGTTGCGATGGCGCAAAGAGAAATAGGACTTGCTGTTGGTGAACCACCGGCAACAAAAGGCTATACGCCTTCTGTATTTGCTCTTCTGCCAAAGCTTTTGGAAAGAACGGGAACCAACCTGAATGGCAGTATTACCGCCTTTTATACCGTGCTTGTGGACGGTGATGATATGAATGAGCCGATTGCTGATACGGTACGGGGAATTCTTGACGGGCACATTGTGCTTGATCGCTCTATTGCCAACAAAGGACACTATCCTGCGATTAACGTGCTCAAAAGCGTCAGCCGTCTTATGAATCATCTGGCTGAACCGGAGCACAGGCGCTCAGCTGAAAAACTCAGAGAGCTGATGAGCACATATGAACAGGCGGAGGATTTAATCAACATAGGTGCCTACAAAAAAGGATCTTCAAAGGACATAGATCAGGCGATCCAATATCAGCCGCAGATAAAAAGACTGTTAAAACAAGCATTTGACGAAAAGATTCCCCTTTCAGACAGTGTCAGACAGCTTGTTCATCTCTCGGAAAAAGGTGAGTGGTAA
- the fliH gene encoding flagellar assembly protein FliH: protein MIKSGFVGSNRSEGIAIPFKSIIQPDEHSDQTLSWTVEQAKRESGQLLHDAKIKAQEVLGEAQLTYQQTMDWIEQQKNNWEEEKQQLQKNAYEEAFAQGYEEGRNKGYDDLTHLLEEAKEIVASSKDTLHKQLEENEFVILELAIRASEKIMSVKLEDDPSAFLPIVKKGIKEAREMREIKIYTAIQQFTFLQQEREELLSIFPVDVKLYIYPEEELEPFQCFIESSQGRIDISIDTQLTELKAGLAEVLGSGK from the coding sequence GTGATAAAATCCGGGTTTGTTGGCAGCAATCGTTCTGAAGGGATTGCAATACCTTTTAAATCAATCATACAACCTGATGAACATTCAGATCAGACCCTTTCCTGGACAGTAGAACAGGCAAAGAGAGAATCTGGACAATTGCTACATGATGCCAAAATCAAAGCCCAGGAAGTTCTTGGAGAGGCACAACTGACGTATCAGCAGACGATGGACTGGATCGAACAGCAAAAAAACAATTGGGAAGAAGAAAAGCAGCAGCTTCAGAAGAATGCATACGAAGAGGCATTTGCACAGGGATATGAGGAAGGTAGAAATAAAGGTTACGACGATTTGACCCACCTTTTGGAAGAAGCCAAGGAAATTGTCGCTTCTTCAAAGGATACTCTTCATAAACAGCTTGAGGAAAATGAATTCGTTATTCTGGAACTTGCCATCAGGGCATCTGAAAAGATCATGTCAGTGAAGCTTGAAGATGACCCTTCCGCTTTTCTTCCAATCGTAAAAAAAGGAATTAAAGAAGCGCGCGAGATGAGAGAAATCAAGATCTACACGGCAATTCAGCAATTTACCTTTTTACAGCAGGAAAGAGAAGAGCTTCTTTCCATCTTTCCGGTGGACGTCAAACTATACATTTATCCGGAAGAAGAACTCGAACCATTTCAATGTTTCATAGAAAGCAGTCAGGGCAGAATCGATATCAGTATCGATACGCAGCTAACTGAATTGAAAGCCGGATTAGCAGAAGTACTTGGGAGTGGAAAATGA
- the fliG gene encoding flagellar motor switch protein FliG: protein MAKKEKELTGKQKAAILLISLGPDVASSVYKHLDEEEIERLTLEISGVKKVDSDVKDEVLEEFHNIALAQDYISQGGIGYAKSVLEKALGADQANAVINRLTSSLQVRPFDFAKRADPLQIFNFIQNEHPQTIALILSYLNPQQAGQILSSMPQDVQADIAKRIAVMDSTSPEVISEIESVLERKLSSTVQQDHTETGGIESVVEVLNGVDRATEKTILDSLEIQDPELAEEIKKRMFVFEDIVTLDGRSIQRVIRDCENEDLLLSMKVSTDDVKEILFKNMSQRMAENFKEEMDYMGPVRLRDVEEAQSRIVAVIRRLEEAGEIIVARGGGDDVIV from the coding sequence TTGGCTAAAAAAGAAAAAGAATTAACGGGGAAACAAAAAGCAGCGATATTGCTGATCTCCCTTGGCCCGGATGTTGCCTCTTCTGTTTATAAGCACTTGGATGAAGAGGAAATTGAGAGACTGACACTTGAAATTTCCGGTGTCAAAAAAGTGGATTCAGATGTGAAGGATGAAGTGCTGGAGGAGTTCCATAATATCGCTCTTGCTCAGGATTATATATCGCAGGGAGGAATCGGGTATGCGAAGTCAGTGCTTGAAAAAGCCCTCGGAGCTGATCAGGCAAATGCCGTCATTAACCGATTAACTTCTTCTTTACAGGTAAGACCATTTGATTTCGCGAAAAGAGCAGACCCGCTGCAGATTTTTAACTTTATTCAAAATGAGCATCCTCAAACGATTGCTCTTATTCTTTCGTACCTGAATCCGCAACAGGCCGGTCAAATTCTCTCAAGTATGCCGCAGGATGTGCAGGCTGATATTGCGAAACGTATAGCGGTTATGGACAGTACAAGTCCCGAGGTCATCAGTGAAATTGAATCAGTGCTTGAACGTAAGCTGTCATCAACGGTTCAGCAGGACCACACTGAAACAGGCGGAATTGAATCCGTTGTGGAAGTGCTTAACGGGGTTGATCGCGCAACGGAGAAAACAATTCTTGATTCTCTTGAAATTCAGGATCCTGAACTGGCAGAGGAAATTAAGAAACGTATGTTTGTTTTCGAGGATATTGTTACGCTTGATGGAAGATCCATACAGCGTGTGATCCGGGATTGTGAAAATGAGGATCTGCTTCTTTCCATGAAGGTTTCCACTGATGATGTTAAAGAAATTTTATTTAAAAATATGTCCCAGCGTATGGCTGAGAATTTCAAAGAGGAAATGGATTATATGGGACCTGTGCGTTTGCGTGATGTGGAAGAGGCACAGTCGAGAATTGTTGCTGTCATCAGACGACTGGAGGAAGCCGGTGAGATTATCGTTGCTCGCGGTGGAGGAGATGATGTCATTGTCTAG
- the fliF gene encoding flagellar basal-body MS-ring/collar protein FliF: MNERFQQYSAKFKAFVTSRSKKYWLLAGGIAGLLVILLITAVFFSTRTTMVPLYSNLTPSETGVIKETLDGRGIQSEIVEGGTGILVPEAMAETLMVELAAEGIPDSGQIDYSFFSENAGFGMTDNEFRIMNIDAMQTEIANLLKGIDGVQAAEVMLSIPEQGVFLNDSQEQASASVVLNTQPGYQFNEAQVDALYRLVSKSVQNLPVENIVITNQFFEYIDLQGQENVAGVNMTNQMEIKKTIERDLQREVQRMLGTLMGQDKVVVSVTTDIDFDQETREVNEVLPVDEETMSGIEISSQRISETFEGTNPAGGVPEGEDPADNLTGFVENGQGQGDYEREEETINNEVNRIRRNIVESPYRIRDIGLQVLVEPPNPDDPASLPPESINDIETMLQTIIRTSIDNDFAADLTEEELGEKVLVSAQTFNGRADFEDQQAATVIPWWVYAAGGVLLLIIIGLIFFIVRSRRRAQAEEEIFIEQEEVFDVPDVNDEKETEGTLKRKQLEKMAKEKPEDFAKLLRSWIADE, translated from the coding sequence ATGAACGAGAGATTTCAGCAATATAGCGCAAAATTTAAAGCATTCGTAACCAGCCGGTCAAAAAAATATTGGCTTTTGGCCGGCGGGATTGCGGGGCTGTTGGTGATACTGCTCATTACAGCGGTGTTTTTTTCTACAAGAACAACAATGGTACCTTTATACAGCAATTTAACGCCTTCTGAAACAGGTGTCATTAAGGAAACGCTTGATGGACGTGGAATTCAATCTGAAATCGTTGAAGGTGGCACCGGCATTCTGGTTCCTGAAGCGATGGCAGAAACATTAATGGTGGAGCTGGCTGCTGAGGGGATCCCTGATTCCGGCCAGATCGACTATTCATTTTTCAGTGAAAATGCCGGGTTTGGTATGACGGATAATGAGTTCAGGATCATGAACATTGATGCTATGCAAACTGAAATAGCAAATCTGCTTAAAGGTATTGACGGTGTTCAGGCTGCTGAAGTGATGCTTTCCATTCCTGAACAAGGCGTGTTTTTAAATGACAGTCAGGAGCAGGCATCTGCTTCAGTCGTACTGAATACACAGCCTGGTTATCAGTTTAATGAAGCACAGGTTGACGCATTGTATAGACTTGTTTCGAAAAGCGTGCAAAACCTCCCTGTTGAAAATATCGTCATCACAAATCAGTTTTTTGAGTATATCGATCTTCAGGGACAGGAAAATGTAGCTGGTGTCAATATGACAAACCAGATGGAGATCAAGAAAACGATTGAACGTGACCTTCAGCGTGAAGTTCAGCGTATGCTCGGAACGCTTATGGGGCAGGACAAGGTGGTTGTATCTGTCACGACGGATATCGATTTTGATCAGGAAACACGTGAAGTGAATGAAGTGCTTCCGGTTGATGAAGAAACGATGTCAGGAATTGAAATCAGCTCACAGCGGATATCGGAAACTTTTGAGGGAACTAATCCTGCTGGTGGCGTTCCCGAAGGAGAAGATCCTGCTGATAATCTGACAGGCTTTGTTGAAAACGGTCAGGGCCAGGGGGATTACGAGCGTGAGGAAGAAACGATCAATAATGAAGTTAACCGTATTCGCCGCAACATTGTTGAAAGTCCATACAGAATTCGGGATATCGGGTTACAGGTTCTTGTTGAGCCCCCAAACCCTGACGACCCGGCTTCGCTGCCACCGGAGAGTATCAATGATATAGAAACAATGCTTCAAACGATCATCCGAACTTCAATAGATAATGATTTCGCAGCTGATCTGACAGAAGAAGAACTTGGTGAAAAAGTTCTTGTGTCTGCACAGACGTTCAACGGCAGGGCTGACTTTGAAGATCAGCAGGCTGCAACAGTCATTCCGTGGTGGGTATATGCTGCTGGAGGCGTACTATTACTCATCATTATCGGTTTAATCTTCTTTATTGTACGTTCAAGAAGAAGAGCGCAGGCTGAGGAAGAAATCTTTATTGAGCAGGAAGAAGTTTTTGATGTTCCAGATGTCAACGATGAAAAAGAAACAGAAGGAACACTCAAACGAAAACAACTTGAAAAAATGGCAAAAGAAAAACCTGAAGACTTTGCAAAGCTCTTAAGGTCCTGGATTGCAGATGAATAG
- the fliE gene encoding flagellar hook-basal body complex protein FliE, which produces MSIQNIHSMGIESLSPSTSQLSTKVSPYNAQQNFAQMLKSSINSLNEAQLQSDQMTQRMINGENVELHDVMIASQKASVSLNLTMEMRNKAVEAYQEIMRMPV; this is translated from the coding sequence ATGTCCATACAAAATATACATTCGATGGGGATTGAGAGTTTAAGTCCGTCCACATCCCAACTTTCAACAAAAGTTTCGCCATATAATGCACAGCAGAATTTTGCTCAAATGCTAAAGAGCTCTATTAACAGTTTGAACGAAGCTCAGCTGCAAAGTGATCAGATGACGCAAAGGATGATCAACGGGGAAAATGTTGAATTGCACGATGTCATGATAGCCTCCCAGAAAGCTTCTGTTTCTCTTAATCTGACAATGGAAATGCGGAATAAGGCAGTGGAAGCATATCAGGAAATTATGAGAATGCCAGTTTAA
- the flgC gene encoding flagellar basal body rod protein FlgC, which yields MSMFNAMNTTASALTAQRLRMDVISSNMANVDTTRATFENGEWQPYKRKSVVLKPEGEQFSSFLNIAMNRKGNAGEGVTVSRIIEDNETPGELLYDPEHPDANAEGYVELPNVDPLREMVDLMSATRSYEANVTVFNANKSMMMQALQIGRS from the coding sequence ATGTCCATGTTTAACGCCATGAATACGACAGCATCTGCATTAACTGCACAGCGACTGAGGATGGATGTTATTTCATCCAATATGGCCAATGTTGATACAACCCGGGCAACCTTTGAAAACGGTGAATGGCAGCCGTATAAAAGAAAATCTGTTGTTTTAAAGCCAGAGGGTGAGCAGTTTTCATCATTTTTAAACATAGCGATGAATCGCAAGGGAAATGCAGGAGAAGGTGTGACTGTATCAAGAATAATCGAAGACAACGAGACACCGGGAGAATTGCTTTATGATCCTGAACATCCTGATGCTAATGCAGAAGGGTACGTTGAATTGCCAAATGTAGACCCTCTTCGGGAAATGGTGGATTTAATGTCAGCAACACGTTCATATGAAGCGAATGTAACAGTGTTTAATGCGAATAAATCCATGATGATGCAGGCGCTTCAAATCGGCCGGTCATAA
- the flgB gene encoding flagellar basal body rod protein FlgB: MNLFAGTIQQLEQGLQYSSIKQKVIANNVANVDTPGYKSKGVSFQKMLQSEIQMSSNAIHKTDPRHFDLSVSGQSVSVSKRPYSVRENGNGVDMDKEMADLATNQIYYNSLIERISGKFGSLNSVIKGGPQ; this comes from the coding sequence GTGAATTTATTTGCTGGAACAATTCAACAGCTTGAGCAGGGACTTCAATATTCGTCAATTAAGCAAAAAGTCATTGCGAATAATGTCGCGAATGTTGATACACCAGGTTATAAGTCGAAAGGCGTAAGTTTTCAGAAAATGTTACAAAGTGAAATACAAATGTCATCTAATGCGATACATAAGACGGATCCAAGGCATTTTGACTTATCTGTAAGCGGGCAATCAGTCTCGGTCAGCAAAAGACCATACAGTGTGAGAGAGAACGGAAATGGTGTCGATATGGACAAAGAAATGGCGGACCTTGCGACGAATCAGATTTATTACAACTCACTAATTGAGCGTATTAGCGGAAAATTCGGATCCCTGAACAGTGTGATAAAAGGAGGACCTCAATAA